The following are from one region of the Haloactinomyces albus genome:
- a CDS encoding M protein, translated as MGLADDRDLLPLGSGFDIVRKGGYDRAQVDEHLERVDADLSILTSDRDAAVSQAGDLSKQLESARSEIENLRGQIERLAKPPTTLEGLSERLQHMLRLAQEEATEIRNRAESDAAETRSEAETEAGELRKSYENLIAEMETRRGEMEAEHRSTMETAKAEAERITQEAEENRKRADEESQARREQVEEDFEIAMAARRTESMQTLAEQEATSKAEAERRVGEATEEANRRLREGTNEAHRRVREATDESNRLVREATEEAERLHRESTEAAERRENESKQEAERLVTEATEKSHRMVREATDEATRLIEEATQESNRLLRESRADAERRIDDTTRECLRRVDKADEQVTALSELRDTVAAKLRDAAELFGRTTPILERIDRDDADETTLRETADEAREQARRQAREVLDTPRPAQETAQSEATRTTETARTTETAQNDGDSEDSESSEAGSDTGEEPTERIQRGKERAGDPYDPPTQRIRLPVSEDESTVRTHG; from the coding sequence ATGGGTCTTGCCGACGATCGTGATCTGCTGCCGCTGGGATCGGGCTTCGATATCGTTCGAAAGGGTGGCTATGACCGCGCTCAGGTCGACGAGCACCTCGAACGCGTCGACGCCGACCTGAGCATCCTCACCTCCGATCGAGACGCCGCCGTCTCCCAGGCAGGCGACCTGTCCAAGCAGCTGGAGTCGGCCCGGTCGGAGATCGAGAATCTGCGCGGTCAGATCGAGCGGCTGGCCAAGCCACCGACCACACTGGAAGGCCTCAGCGAGCGTCTGCAGCACATGCTGCGGCTGGCGCAGGAAGAGGCCACCGAGATCCGGAATCGGGCCGAGAGCGATGCGGCCGAGACTCGGTCCGAGGCCGAGACCGAGGCAGGCGAGCTGCGGAAAAGCTACGAGAACCTGATCGCCGAGATGGAAACGCGCCGCGGCGAGATGGAAGCCGAGCACCGCTCGACGATGGAGACGGCCAAGGCCGAGGCCGAACGAATCACGCAGGAGGCGGAGGAGAACCGCAAGCGGGCCGACGAGGAGTCGCAGGCACGGCGCGAGCAGGTCGAAGAGGATTTCGAGATCGCGATGGCCGCTCGGCGTACCGAGTCCATGCAGACTCTCGCCGAACAGGAAGCCACCAGCAAGGCCGAGGCAGAACGGCGGGTGGGAGAAGCCACCGAAGAAGCCAACCGGCGCCTGCGGGAAGGTACCAACGAGGCGCACCGGCGTGTCCGGGAAGCCACCGACGAATCGAACCGACTCGTTCGAGAGGCCACCGAGGAAGCCGAACGACTGCACCGCGAAAGCACCGAAGCAGCCGAGCGGCGGGAAAACGAGAGCAAACAGGAAGCCGAGCGGCTGGTCACCGAGGCCACCGAGAAGTCCCACCGGATGGTTCGGGAAGCCACCGACGAAGCCACTCGACTGATCGAGGAGGCGACCCAGGAGAGCAACCGGCTTCTCCGGGAATCCCGTGCGGACGCCGAACGACGTATCGACGACACCACCCGGGAGTGTCTACGCCGTGTGGACAAGGCCGACGAGCAGGTGACCGCACTGTCCGAGCTCCGGGACACGGTGGCCGCGAAGTTGCGCGACGCCGCCGAACTGTTCGGCCGGACCACGCCGATCCTGGAGCGCATCGACCGGGACGATGCCGACGAAACCACGCTCCGGGAAACCGCCGACGAGGCCCGTGAGCAGGCACGTCGGCAGGCCCGGGAAGTACTGGACACTCCTCGCCCCGCGCAGGAGACGGCGCAGTCCGAGGCGACCCGAACCACCGAGACGGCCCGAACCACCGAGACGGCCCAGAACGACGGAGACTCCGAGGATTCCGAGAGCTCCGAGGCCGGTTCGGACACCGGCGAGGAACCGACCGAGAGGATTCAGCGCGGCAAGGAGCGGGCGGGCGATCCGTACGATCCCCCGACGCAGCGGATCCGGTTGCCCGTCTCCGAGGACGAGTCGACCGTGCGAACCCACGGTTGA
- a CDS encoding alpha/beta hydrolase encodes MSTDIRANTVLPGRREPITLHTADELTLIGELSLPQDRAPRATLVCLHPLPTHGGMMDSHLFRKAAWRLPALADLAVLRFNTRGTASEAGRSEGSFDGGDSERFDVAAALEYAEFHDLPNVWLLGWSFGTDLTLVHGLDPLVQGAVLISPPLRWSTDEHLRAWGDSGKPVHAFVPEYDDYLQPEEAQRRFAALPQANVVGFPGTKHLWVGKAEQALDALVRVVAPDVPTPLPTTWDGPAETHQVTIVDS; translated from the coding sequence ATGAGTACCGACATCCGTGCGAACACCGTGCTGCCGGGGCGGCGGGAACCGATCACCCTGCACACCGCCGACGAGTTGACATTGATCGGTGAGCTGTCACTGCCGCAGGACCGGGCTCCGCGGGCCACGCTCGTGTGTCTGCACCCACTGCCCACCCACGGCGGCATGATGGATTCGCACCTGTTCCGCAAGGCTGCCTGGCGCCTACCCGCACTGGCCGATCTCGCGGTATTGCGGTTCAACACGCGCGGCACCGCCAGCGAGGCCGGGCGCAGCGAGGGGAGCTTCGACGGAGGTGACTCCGAGCGGTTCGATGTCGCCGCCGCCCTGGAGTATGCGGAGTTCCACGACCTACCCAATGTATGGCTCCTCGGATGGTCGTTCGGTACCGATCTGACACTGGTGCACGGTCTGGATCCGTTGGTGCAGGGTGCGGTGCTGATCTCCCCGCCCCTGCGGTGGAGCACCGACGAGCACCTGCGGGCCTGGGGTGATTCCGGTAAGCCGGTGCACGCCTTCGTTCCCGAGTATGACGACTATCTTCAACCGGAGGAAGCCCAGCGGAGATTCGCCGCGCTCCCGCAGGCGAACGTGGTCGGGTTCCCGGGCACCAAGCACCTGTGGGTCGGCAAGGCCGAGCAGGCTCTCGACGCCCTGGTTCGAGTCGTGGCTCCGGACGTGCCGACACCGCTGCCGACCACCTGGGACGGTCCTGCCGAAACCCATCAGGTCACCATCGTCGATTCCTGA
- a CDS encoding acetyl-CoA C-acetyltransferase: MGSSVIVAGARTPMGRLLGSLKDFSGAQLGGVAIRTALERAGVRPDQVQYTIMGQVLTAGVGQIPARQAAASAGIPMDVPALTVNKVCLSGLDAIALADQQIRAGEFDIVVAGGQESMTQAPHLLGKSREGFKYGDVQMLDHMAHDGLFCAFDQVAMGASTEKYNSRHGLDREEQDAFAARSHQRAAAAASNGVFAEEIAPVTVPQRKGEPVVVDTDEGVRADTTAEGLGKLRPAFAADGTITAGSASQISDGAAAVVVMSKAKATELGLPWLAEIGPHGVVAGPDASLHEQPSNAIKAACARENSTPEELDLVEINEAFAAVGIVSTRALGLDEDRVNVNGGAIALGHPIGMSGARLALHLALELKRRGGGSGAAALCGGGGQGDALILRVPQS; encoded by the coding sequence GTGGGAAGTTCCGTGATCGTGGCCGGGGCGCGCACGCCCATGGGGCGCCTGCTCGGCTCGCTGAAGGACTTCTCGGGTGCCCAGCTCGGCGGTGTGGCGATCAGGACCGCGCTGGAGCGTGCGGGAGTGCGGCCCGACCAGGTGCAGTACACGATCATGGGGCAGGTGCTGACCGCAGGCGTGGGGCAGATTCCCGCACGCCAGGCCGCCGCCTCGGCCGGTATTCCGATGGACGTTCCCGCGTTGACCGTCAACAAGGTGTGCCTGTCCGGGTTGGATGCGATCGCGCTGGCCGACCAGCAGATCCGGGCCGGTGAGTTCGACATCGTGGTGGCCGGTGGCCAGGAGTCGATGACCCAGGCGCCGCACCTGCTCGGCAAATCGCGCGAGGGCTTCAAGTACGGCGACGTGCAGATGCTCGACCACATGGCCCACGACGGTCTGTTCTGTGCCTTCGACCAGGTCGCGATGGGGGCCTCCACCGAGAAGTACAACTCCAGGCACGGGCTCGACCGCGAGGAGCAGGACGCCTTCGCCGCGCGCTCGCATCAGCGTGCCGCAGCGGCGGCCTCCAACGGTGTCTTCGCCGAGGAAATCGCTCCGGTCACCGTGCCGCAGCGCAAGGGCGAGCCGGTCGTGGTGGACACCGACGAGGGCGTGCGTGCCGATACGACGGCCGAGGGCTTGGGCAAGCTGCGGCCTGCCTTCGCGGCGGACGGCACGATCACGGCCGGGTCGGCCTCGCAGATCTCCGACGGTGCGGCTGCGGTCGTGGTCATGAGCAAGGCCAAGGCGACTGAGCTCGGATTGCCGTGGCTGGCCGAGATCGGCCCGCACGGTGTGGTCGCAGGCCCGGACGCGAGTCTGCACGAGCAACCCTCGAACGCGATCAAAGCCGCCTGCGCTCGGGAGAACAGCACTCCGGAAGAGCTGGATCTGGTCGAGATCAACGAGGCCTTCGCCGCGGTCGGGATCGTGTCCACCCGTGCGCTCGGCCTCGACGAGGATCGGGTCAACGTCAACGGGGGAGCGATCGCGCTGGGGCATCCGATCGGTATGTCGGGTGCCCGGCTGGCTCTGCACCTGGCCCTGGAGCTGAAGCGACGCGGCGGCGGCAGTGGTGCGGCGGCGCTGTGTGGTGGCGGCGGCCAGGGTGACGCCCTGATCCTGCGCGTGCCGCAGAGCTGA
- a CDS encoding DUF3558 domain-containing protein, with protein MPPRRRFRGMPVILALLLVILAVGCAGGAPVEPGPDRSSTPPSHLSSAVLGDLRTVDPCTLTDPAALRRFGQVDNAGTVSLDYCLLHIRMSGGSLVQLAVGELRKVDPVEVTRGLPVTRRAALRIVRKAPVPGHCTRQILFSDGVAMQVSADLLEGHPVSGLCRMAEAGAKTAVDAIAANRIGHRRFPPNSLALIDPCTMVSTAVVQRVPGLQRARPHSAPGGHQCRWGSEQAGQPRVRMVHTAGSPPRVLHGAAVEERIAGRRTVISIVGGDPRVPLCMAETAHIPFGPPETKQVEVAMLVVAVPGGDGIRACEFARGIAERVWPQLPRSR; from the coding sequence ATGCCGCCACGCCGTCGTTTCCGAGGCATGCCGGTGATTCTCGCGCTGCTGCTGGTGATCCTGGCAGTCGGTTGCGCGGGAGGGGCTCCCGTCGAGCCGGGACCGGATCGCAGCAGCACCCCGCCGTCCCACCTGTCGAGTGCGGTTCTGGGAGACCTGCGCACAGTGGATCCGTGCACGCTGACCGATCCGGCGGCGTTGCGGCGGTTCGGGCAGGTCGACAACGCGGGAACGGTCTCGCTCGACTACTGCCTGCTGCATATCCGGATGTCCGGAGGGTCCCTGGTGCAGCTTGCCGTGGGTGAGCTGCGCAAGGTCGATCCGGTCGAGGTCACCCGAGGACTGCCCGTGACCCGCCGAGCGGCGTTGCGGATCGTGCGGAAGGCGCCGGTACCCGGCCACTGCACGCGGCAGATCCTGTTCTCCGACGGGGTCGCGATGCAGGTGAGCGCTGATCTGCTGGAGGGCCACCCGGTATCGGGACTGTGCCGGATGGCCGAGGCGGGAGCGAAGACGGCGGTCGATGCCATCGCGGCGAATCGGATCGGACACCGTCGTTTCCCGCCGAACTCGCTGGCCCTGATCGACCCTTGCACGATGGTGAGCACTGCGGTCGTGCAGCGAGTACCTGGATTGCAACGGGCACGGCCGCACTCCGCTCCGGGCGGGCATCAGTGCCGGTGGGGTTCGGAGCAAGCCGGACAGCCGCGAGTCCGGATGGTGCACACCGCGGGATCCCCTCCCCGGGTGCTGCACGGTGCGGCGGTCGAAGAGCGCATCGCCGGGCGCCGCACGGTGATCAGCATCGTCGGTGGCGATCCCCGGGTGCCGTTGTGCATGGCCGAGACCGCACACATTCCGTTCGGGCCGCCCGAGACGAAGCAGGTGGAAGTGGCCATGTTGGTGGTCGCGGTTCCGGGCGGCGACGGCATCCGCGCCTGTGAGTTTGCCCGGGGAATCGCCGAGCGGGTCTGGCCGCAGCTGCCGCGTTCGCGATGA
- a CDS encoding TetR/AcrR family transcriptional regulator yields the protein MAEAIERDSPPGAGAEDGSVDEHASTRERILVAAGELFARRGFDATPTSRIAEHADVPKGLIHYYFRRKQDLLAALVERLPEERVDPEGVVVHGDVSASLCGLVRHLDAGLDSSLLLSHLLWREADTHSAVREALQARFERVVDQIRRVIEVALPAGTGGDIDTAALLLARAVHHRHSVARHTDDDSELQREVGFIAQALECVPARGHGTGRAS from the coding sequence ATGGCGGAGGCGATCGAGCGGGACTCACCGCCGGGTGCAGGCGCCGAAGACGGTTCCGTCGACGAGCACGCCTCCACGCGAGAGCGCATTCTCGTCGCGGCGGGCGAGCTGTTCGCCCGCCGCGGATTCGATGCGACCCCGACATCGCGCATCGCCGAGCATGCCGACGTCCCGAAGGGACTCATTCACTACTATTTTCGGCGCAAGCAGGACCTGCTCGCTGCGCTGGTCGAGCGTCTGCCCGAGGAGAGAGTGGACCCGGAAGGAGTCGTCGTCCACGGGGATGTCTCGGCGAGCCTGTGCGGATTGGTGCGCCACCTGGACGCCGGACTGGACTCCTCACTGCTGCTCAGTCATCTGCTTTGGCGGGAGGCCGACACCCACAGTGCGGTGCGGGAGGCCTTGCAGGCTCGGTTCGAGCGGGTTGTCGACCAGATCCGTCGGGTGATCGAAGTGGCGCTGCCCGCAGGCACGGGCGGCGATATCGACACCGCAGCGCTCCTGCTCGCACGTGCCGTCCACCATCGACACTCCGTCGCGCGGCACACGGATGACGATTCCGAACTACAGCGCGAGGTCGGTTTCATCGCGCAGGCGTTGGAGTGCGTCCCGGCGCGGGGCCACGGAACGGGGCGGGCTTCATGA
- the dhaK gene encoding dihydroxyacetone kinase subunit DhaK: MKKILNEPANVVGDALRGMALAHPDLVRVRTDPALIVRADAPVRDTVAVISGGGSGHEPLHGGFVGPGMLSAAVPGPVFTSPTPDAVQAAISQAEGGAGTLLVVKNYTGDVLNFETAAELASAEGTEVRTVVVQDDVAVRDSTHTAGRRGVGGTVLLEKIVGAAAQQGTDLDGCHRLAERVSERVRSMGMALTAPTVPHVGEPSFTLDEDEMEIGIGIHGEPGRERVPLDNADGIVRRLLDPVLEDLPFTEGDEVLLLTNSMGGTPLMELYLAHGVAERLLAERGIRVQRRLVGPYTTSLEMQGLSMTLLKLDAELTELWDSPVHTPALHW; the protein is encoded by the coding sequence GTGAAGAAGATCCTCAATGAACCCGCGAACGTGGTCGGCGATGCGCTCCGGGGCATGGCGCTGGCTCATCCCGACCTGGTCCGCGTCCGCACGGATCCGGCGTTGATCGTCCGCGCCGACGCACCGGTGCGGGACACGGTGGCGGTGATCTCCGGCGGTGGGTCCGGCCACGAGCCGCTGCACGGCGGCTTCGTCGGTCCGGGCATGCTCTCCGCCGCCGTTCCCGGGCCGGTGTTCACCTCGCCGACGCCGGACGCGGTGCAGGCGGCCATTTCCCAGGCCGAAGGCGGAGCGGGAACGCTGCTCGTGGTGAAGAACTACACCGGCGATGTGCTCAATTTCGAAACCGCAGCGGAGCTGGCTTCCGCCGAGGGCACGGAGGTGCGCACGGTCGTCGTGCAGGACGACGTGGCGGTGCGGGATTCCACGCACACGGCCGGGCGACGCGGTGTCGGCGGTACGGTGCTGCTGGAAAAGATCGTGGGTGCGGCCGCACAGCAGGGCACGGACCTCGACGGATGCCACCGGCTGGCCGAGCGGGTCAGCGAGCGGGTCCGGTCGATGGGCATGGCACTGACCGCTCCGACGGTCCCGCACGTGGGCGAGCCGAGCTTCACTCTCGACGAGGACGAGATGGAGATCGGCATCGGTATCCACGGCGAGCCCGGCCGTGAGCGGGTGCCGCTGGACAACGCGGACGGCATCGTCCGCAGGCTGCTCGACCCGGTGCTGGAGGATCTGCCCTTCACCGAGGGGGACGAGGTCCTGCTGCTGACAAATTCGATGGGCGGCACACCGCTGATGGAGCTCTACCTGGCGCACGGGGTCGCCGAGCGATTGCTGGCGGAGCGCGGTATCCGGGTACAACGACGCCTGGTGGGCCCGTACACGACCAGCCTCGAGATGCAGGGGCTGAGCATGACCCTGCTCAAACTCGATGCCGAACTCACCGAGCTCTGGGACTCGCCCGTGCACACCCCTGCCCTGCACTGGTGA
- the mce gene encoding methylmalonyl-CoA epimerase → MQQALGELLSSIDHVGIAVADLDTAIEFQRETFGLVLTHSEVNEDQGVREAMLSAPGDTTGATQIQLLAPMRDDSAIAKFLDRNGPGLQQLAFRVTDVDAACEALRDKGVRLLFEAPRRGTANSRINFVHPKDAGGVLVELVEPAR, encoded by the coding sequence ATGCAGCAGGCATTGGGCGAACTCCTCAGCAGCATCGATCACGTCGGTATCGCGGTCGCCGACCTCGACACCGCGATCGAGTTCCAGCGCGAAACCTTCGGACTCGTACTCACCCACAGCGAGGTCAACGAGGACCAGGGGGTGCGCGAGGCCATGCTGTCCGCACCCGGTGATACCACCGGTGCCACCCAAATCCAGTTGCTCGCACCGATGCGCGACGACTCGGCCATCGCCAAGTTCCTCGACCGCAACGGGCCCGGACTGCAGCAGCTGGCTTTTCGGGTCACCGATGTCGACGCCGCCTGCGAGGCACTACGGGACAAGGGGGTCCGGTTGCTCTTCGAGGCACCGCGCAGGGGTACGGCGAACAGCCGCATCAACTTCGTGCACCCCAAGGACGCCGGAGGTGTTCTCGTCGAGCTGGTGGAGCCCGCCCGCTGA
- a CDS encoding SPW repeat domain-containing protein produces the protein MAGESGGSSARAWTRWQDWVAVVLGAYLILATMLWTATNASALLTMLVLGGLLVIGGAWSLAMPGSITSEYAHMLLGVLLFISPWVLGYTAFAGAAWTSWVVGALAVIAGAAALPEAGTAHRTGGMAAQH, from the coding sequence ATGGCCGGTGAGTCGGGTGGATCGTCGGCGCGGGCATGGACGCGCTGGCAGGACTGGGTCGCCGTGGTGCTGGGTGCCTATCTCATTCTGGCGACGATGTTGTGGACGGCGACCAATGCGAGCGCGTTGTTGACGATGCTCGTGCTCGGTGGCCTGCTGGTGATCGGTGGTGCATGGTCGCTTGCGATGCCGGGCTCCATCACCAGCGAGTACGCACACATGCTGCTCGGTGTACTGCTGTTCATCTCTCCGTGGGTGCTCGGCTATACGGCATTCGCGGGTGCTGCGTGGACCTCATGGGTGGTCGGCGCACTGGCCGTGATCGCCGGAGCCGCAGCACTTCCCGAGGCAGGAACCGCGCACCGGACGGGTGGCATGGCAGCACAGCATTGA
- the dhaL gene encoding dihydroxyacetone kinase subunit DhaL produces MPCTTQDVIAALCAGAKTITEHRDELVRLDRSIGDADHGENMDRGFRAVVAQLDSAPPETPAAALKLVGTTLISSVGGASGPLYGTAFLRAASALGETAELDGSVLVGALQAGMEGVEARGKAVTGDKTMIDALSPAVEAAKASAESGAGAATVLAAAADAAHTGAETTESLVARKGRASYLGERSAGHVDPGARSTALLLAAFAEAGEAGGAAGAAR; encoded by the coding sequence ATGCCTTGTACGACCCAGGATGTGATCGCGGCACTATGCGCGGGCGCGAAAACCATCACCGAACATCGCGATGAGCTGGTACGGCTGGATCGCTCGATCGGCGATGCCGACCACGGCGAGAACATGGATCGTGGATTCCGTGCGGTCGTCGCACAATTGGACTCCGCGCCGCCGGAAACTCCGGCGGCGGCGCTGAAACTGGTGGGCACCACGTTGATCTCGTCCGTGGGTGGTGCCTCCGGTCCGTTGTACGGCACCGCATTCCTACGGGCCGCCTCCGCGCTCGGCGAGACCGCCGAGCTCGACGGAAGCGTGCTCGTGGGTGCCCTGCAGGCGGGGATGGAGGGCGTCGAAGCACGCGGCAAGGCCGTCACCGGCGACAAGACCATGATCGACGCACTCTCCCCGGCGGTGGAGGCCGCCAAAGCCTCCGCCGAGAGCGGTGCAGGAGCCGCCACGGTGCTGGCGGCAGCCGCCGACGCCGCGCACACCGGCGCCGAAACGACCGAATCCCTGGTGGCGCGTAAGGGCCGTGCCTCCTACCTGGGAGAACGCAGCGCCGGGCACGTCGATCCGGGGGCCAGGTCGACGGCGTTGCTGCTCGCGGCGTTCGCCGAAGCCGGAGAAGCAGGAGGAGCCGCGGGAGCTGCCCGATGA
- a CDS encoding alpha/beta fold hydrolase, whose amino-acid sequence MHYIESGVGPPLVLLHAFPVDARMWHGTRALLEGQARVITPDQRGLGQSPLDGSSAPNLADEGATRRAAEQPDLETVATDVIALLDGLDLSEVVLGGCSMGGYVAMAVLRAAPERVAGLLLADTKTIADNEDQRANRRNVADRAEAEGTAGWLAENSLPGLVSRTTRHERPGVVDEIGTLIDEQPAEGVAWAQRAMAARPDSTGTLRGFTGPALVVVGEEDAITPPETARDVTAVLPHSELVTLPGAGHLSAMETPEAFANAVLPWLDRIG is encoded by the coding sequence GTGCACTACATCGAATCGGGAGTGGGGCCACCGCTGGTGTTGCTGCACGCGTTCCCGGTGGACGCGCGCATGTGGCACGGTACGCGGGCACTGCTCGAAGGACAGGCCAGAGTCATCACCCCGGATCAGCGGGGCCTCGGGCAGAGTCCCCTGGACGGCTCGTCGGCTCCGAACCTGGCCGATGAGGGGGCCACTCGGCGTGCTGCGGAGCAGCCCGACCTCGAGACCGTGGCCACCGATGTGATCGCCTTGCTGGACGGTCTCGACCTGTCGGAAGTCGTCCTGGGCGGGTGCTCGATGGGCGGGTACGTCGCCATGGCAGTGCTGCGGGCGGCGCCGGAGCGTGTCGCGGGTCTGCTGCTCGCCGACACCAAGACGATCGCCGACAACGAGGATCAGCGCGCCAACCGCCGCAACGTCGCCGACCGCGCCGAGGCCGAGGGAACGGCAGGGTGGCTCGCCGAGAACAGCCTTCCCGGTCTCGTCAGCCGTACCACTCGCCATGAGCGGCCCGGCGTTGTCGACGAGATCGGCACATTGATCGACGAGCAACCCGCCGAGGGCGTGGCATGGGCACAGCGCGCGATGGCGGCACGCCCGGACAGCACCGGCACACTCCGCGGCTTCACCGGTCCCGCACTGGTCGTCGTGGGGGAGGAGGACGCGATCACTCCGCCGGAGACCGCCAGGGATGTCACGGCGGTGCTGCCCCATTCGGAACTGGTCACCCTGCCGGGGGCCGGACATCTGTCCGCGATGGAGACCCCGGAGGCGTTCGCGAACGCCGTGCTGCCCTGGCTCGATCGCATCGGTTGA
- the dhaM gene encoding dihydroxyacetone kinase phosphoryl donor subunit DhaM has protein sequence MSVGLVIVAHSGRLAEGVVELAAQMAPEVRVVAAGGLPDGATGTDFEMVSAALSDADSGSGAVLLYDLGSAQMTAELAVESLGDPSSAIVAEAPLVEGAVAAAVAAQGGSGLEAVARAATDAVSAESTGAEQASEATGAEQSSAHPVGADEEATGTAEVREELVLTNEIGLHARPAALLTRTLTGLEATVTVSLGDTEADASSVLGVMGLGARKGDRIVLRATGRDARQAVQRIVDLAARGFDE, from the coding sequence ATGAGTGTGGGACTGGTGATCGTTGCGCACAGCGGCCGGTTGGCCGAGGGAGTCGTCGAACTGGCCGCCCAGATGGCACCCGAGGTGCGGGTGGTGGCCGCCGGTGGTCTTCCCGACGGCGCGACCGGCACGGACTTCGAGATGGTGTCGGCGGCGCTGTCCGATGCCGACAGCGGTTCGGGGGCGGTGCTGCTGTACGACCTGGGCAGCGCACAGATGACCGCCGAACTCGCCGTCGAGTCACTGGGAGATCCGAGTTCCGCGATCGTGGCCGAGGCACCGCTGGTCGAGGGCGCGGTTGCTGCCGCCGTCGCGGCGCAGGGCGGCAGCGGGCTCGAAGCGGTCGCACGCGCGGCCACCGATGCGGTGAGCGCGGAATCGACCGGGGCCGAGCAGGCGTCCGAGGCAACCGGTGCCGAGCAGAGCAGTGCTCATCCGGTCGGTGCGGACGAGGAGGCCACCGGGACGGCCGAAGTCCGCGAGGAGCTCGTGCTGACCAACGAGATCGGACTGCACGCACGGCCTGCGGCACTGCTGACCCGGACCCTGACCGGTTTGGAGGCCACCGTGACGGTGTCCCTCGGCGATACCGAGGCCGATGCGAGCAGCGTGCTGGGCGTGATGGGACTCGGGGCACGGAAGGGAGACCGGATCGTTCTTCGCGCGACCGGCCGAGACGCGCGGCAGGCAGTGCAGCGGATCGTGGATCTCGCCGCTCGTGGTTTCGACGAGTGA